The proteins below come from a single Miscanthus floridulus cultivar M001 chromosome 1, ASM1932011v1, whole genome shotgun sequence genomic window:
- the LOC136460801 gene encoding anther-specific proline-rich protein APG-like: MPPRAAAPGRPHAATCQRLPAPAPRATLPSPCAAPAAAPMPASHRAAADSTHRRPSPCRAPPARAACRRLPPPPPAPTPVPIEEPVGAELEFPLPVPVYLHHVASSLHRPTTAPLA; the protein is encoded by the exons ATGCCGCCCCGTGCCGCCGCTCCCGGCCGTCCCCACGCCGCCACCTGCCAACGGCTGCctgcccccgcgccgcgcgccaccCTTCCCTCCCCGTGCGCCGCGCCCGCGGCCGCCCCCATGCCCGCCAGCCACCGGGCTGCCGCCGACTCCACGCACCGCCGCCCTTCCCCGTGCCGCGCGCCGCCCGCCCGCGCTGCGTGCCGACgcctgcccccgcccccgccagCCCCCACCCCCGTGCCCAT agaagagcccgtcggagccgagttGGAGTTCCCGTTGCCAGTGCCGGTCTACCTGCACCATGTCGCCTCGtcactgcaccgacccaccacggccccgctagcctga